One genomic region from Amaranthus tricolor cultivar Red isolate AtriRed21 chromosome 12, ASM2621246v1, whole genome shotgun sequence encodes:
- the LOC130828918 gene encoding protein ALP1-like isoform X1 — MSTSPKPISTKRRTKRKSPTTTTTTTTTTTTSISPLLSTITKSLTSSYSFLLNNDLYLLPNQSNSLHFSLSSSFRSLSKLQSLFNFQPHDHLPRSPSPSYCWFQRFLFSTSSDYDNDRWVDFFRMSKPTFYLLNSSLCDPLSLILPSSISPDFALAAALYKLAHDGSFSFIGKRFGFSSADACRCFYAVCKVICDQLGGYLSGFGTEMGRILVGFEWISLTNCCGVLGVEKFELEGEVLGENGFIMVQALVDSEGRFLDISAGWPSTFNPNLVLKQTRLFASVEETKEVLNGPKIELYDGNLMPQYILGDSYYPCLPWLFTPYLSRNESEGVELSSVEKEYNEVHKRAMGCLRAAFARVKGNWQLLNRSWKEESAEFLPFIITSACALNNLLLKHGEILIDDDPGYIQDQDFSIYDGELDETSTSNRDLLALHLSRAKSTTKGLSG; from the exons ATGTCTACTTCTCCAAAACCAATTTCCACTAAACGCCGCACCAAACGCAAATCTCCTACTACCACCACTACCACTACCACTACCACTACCACCTCCATTTCTCCACTTCTTTCCACCATAACCAAATCTCTTACTTCTTCTTATTCCTTCCTTCTTAACAATGACCTTTACCTTCTTCCAAACCAATCTAATTCGCTACACTTTTCCCTCTCTTCTTCCTTTCGTTCTCTCTCAAAGCTTCAATCTCTCTTCAATTTTCAACCCCATGATCacctcccacgttctccatcTCCCTCTTATTGTTGGTTTCAAAGATTCCTCTTTTCAACTTCCTCTGATTATGATAATGATAGGTGGGTTGATTTCTTTAGGATGTCAAAACCCacattttatcttctaaattcATCTCTCTGTGACCCCCTTTCTCTTATTCTTCCTTCATCAATTTCCCCTGATTTCGCACTTGCTGCTGCTCTGTATAAACTTGCCCATGATGGTTCTTTTTCCTTTATAGGTAAAAGATTTGGATTTTCCTCGGCTGATGCTTGTAGGTGTTTTTATGCTGTTTGTAAGGTGATTTGTGATCAATTAGGTGGTTATTTGAGTGGTTTTGGTACTGAAATGGGGAGAATTTTGGTGGGTTTTGAGTGGATTTCTTTGACTAATTGTTGTGGGGTTTTAGGGGTTGAGAAATTTGAATTAGAAGGAGAAGTGTTGGGGGAAAATGGGTTCATCATGGTTCAAGCTTTGGTTGATTCTGAAGGAAGATTTTTGGATATCTCAGCTGGTTGGCCAAGTACATTCAACCCTAATTTGGTTCTAAAACAAACAAGATTGTTTGCAAGTGTTGAAGAAACAAAAGAAGTTTTGAATGGTCCAAAAATTGAATTGTATGATGGAAATCTAATGCCTCAATATATATTGGGTGACTCTTATTACCCTTGTTTGCCATGGCTTTTTACTCCATATTTGAGTAGAAATGAGAGTGAGGGTGTGGAGTTGAGCTCGGTCGAAAAGGAGTATAATGAGGTACATAAAAGAGCAATGGGGTGTTTACGGGCGGCGTTTGCAAGGGTTAAAGGTAATTGGCAATTGCTTAATAGGAGTTGGAAGGAGGAGTCTGCTGAATTTTTGCCATTCATAATTACAAGTGCTTGTGCACTCAATAATTTATTGTTGAAGCATGGAGAAATATTGATTGATGATGATCCTGGATATATACAAGACCAAGATTTTTCGATTTATGATGGGGAACTTGATGAGACTTCTACAAGTAATAGAGATTTGTTGGCATTGCATCTTAGCAGG gCTAAGTCCACTACCAAAGGCCTATCAGGTTGA
- the LOC130828918 gene encoding protein ALP1-like isoform X2 has product MSTSPKPISTKRRTKRKSPTTTTTTTTTTTTSISPLLSTITKSLTSSYSFLLNNDLYLLPNQSNSLHFSLSSSFRSLSKLQSLFNFQPHDHLPRSPSPSYCWFQRFLFSTSSDYDNDRWVDFFRMSKPTFYLLNSSLCDPLSLILPSSISPDFALAAALYKLAHDGSFSFIGKRFGFSSADACRCFYAVCKVICDQLGGYLSGFGTEMGRILVGFEWISLTNCCGVLGVEKFELEGEVLGENGFIMVQALVDSEGRFLDISAGWPSTFNPNLVLKQTRLFASVEETKEVLNGPKIELYDGNLMPQYILGDSYYPCLPWLFTPYLSRNESEGVELSSVEKEYNEVHKRAMGCLRAAFARVKGNWQLLNRSWKEESAEFLPFIITSACALNNLLLKHGEILIDDDPGYIQDQDFSIYDGELDETSTSNRDLLALHLSRVREDF; this is encoded by the coding sequence ATGTCTACTTCTCCAAAACCAATTTCCACTAAACGCCGCACCAAACGCAAATCTCCTACTACCACCACTACCACTACCACTACCACTACCACCTCCATTTCTCCACTTCTTTCCACCATAACCAAATCTCTTACTTCTTCTTATTCCTTCCTTCTTAACAATGACCTTTACCTTCTTCCAAACCAATCTAATTCGCTACACTTTTCCCTCTCTTCTTCCTTTCGTTCTCTCTCAAAGCTTCAATCTCTCTTCAATTTTCAACCCCATGATCacctcccacgttctccatcTCCCTCTTATTGTTGGTTTCAAAGATTCCTCTTTTCAACTTCCTCTGATTATGATAATGATAGGTGGGTTGATTTCTTTAGGATGTCAAAACCCacattttatcttctaaattcATCTCTCTGTGACCCCCTTTCTCTTATTCTTCCTTCATCAATTTCCCCTGATTTCGCACTTGCTGCTGCTCTGTATAAACTTGCCCATGATGGTTCTTTTTCCTTTATAGGTAAAAGATTTGGATTTTCCTCGGCTGATGCTTGTAGGTGTTTTTATGCTGTTTGTAAGGTGATTTGTGATCAATTAGGTGGTTATTTGAGTGGTTTTGGTACTGAAATGGGGAGAATTTTGGTGGGTTTTGAGTGGATTTCTTTGACTAATTGTTGTGGGGTTTTAGGGGTTGAGAAATTTGAATTAGAAGGAGAAGTGTTGGGGGAAAATGGGTTCATCATGGTTCAAGCTTTGGTTGATTCTGAAGGAAGATTTTTGGATATCTCAGCTGGTTGGCCAAGTACATTCAACCCTAATTTGGTTCTAAAACAAACAAGATTGTTTGCAAGTGTTGAAGAAACAAAAGAAGTTTTGAATGGTCCAAAAATTGAATTGTATGATGGAAATCTAATGCCTCAATATATATTGGGTGACTCTTATTACCCTTGTTTGCCATGGCTTTTTACTCCATATTTGAGTAGAAATGAGAGTGAGGGTGTGGAGTTGAGCTCGGTCGAAAAGGAGTATAATGAGGTACATAAAAGAGCAATGGGGTGTTTACGGGCGGCGTTTGCAAGGGTTAAAGGTAATTGGCAATTGCTTAATAGGAGTTGGAAGGAGGAGTCTGCTGAATTTTTGCCATTCATAATTACAAGTGCTTGTGCACTCAATAATTTATTGTTGAAGCATGGAGAAATATTGATTGATGATGATCCTGGATATATACAAGACCAAGATTTTTCGATTTATGATGGGGAACTTGATGAGACTTCTACAAGTAATAGAGATTTGTTGGCATTGCATCTTAGCAGGGTAAGAGAGGACTTCTGA